One part of the Pecten maximus chromosome 1, xPecMax1.1, whole genome shotgun sequence genome encodes these proteins:
- the LOC117332867 gene encoding myosin heavy chain, non-muscle-like isoform X3: MAEDPYAGVSAQELKYLAVDRNRINDPMVQAEWAAKRLIWVPHEVHGFCAASVVSERGDDLEVQLEETGKHVKVHRDDCQKMNPPKFSKVEDMAELTCLNEASVLHNLKDRYYSGLIYTYSGLFCVVVNPYKRLPIYTEKVIDLYKGKKRHEVPPHVFAITDAAYRSMLQDREDQSILCTGESGAGKTENTKKVIQYLAHVAASNRTSGQRSSVSNLHIPGGNVFVQGELENQLLQANPILEAFGNAKTIKNDNSSRFGKFIRINFDSSGYISGANIETYLLEKSRAIRQAEQERCFHIFYQFMYGATPHQRKEFLLEDIGNYRFLTHGSVPVSGVDDTGEFRQTVEALTIMGISAEDQSAIMRVISSVLLFGNMVFKQERSSDQATLPDDTVAQKACHLLGLSVTSVIQAFLRPRIKVGRDYVTKAQTKEQVEFAVEALSKACYEKMFKWLVVRINRSLDRTKRQGASFIGILDIAGFEIFKMNSFEQLCINYTNEKLQQLFNHTMFILEQEEYQKEGIEWKFIDFGLDLQPTIDLLEKPMGIYALVDEECFFPKATDKTFIDKVVNQHSSHPKFQKPDFRADADFSLIHYAGKVDYSASMWLMKNMDPLNENVVSLLQTSSDPFVAAIWKDAEIVGMGAASTGDTMFGSRTRKGMFRTVSQLYKEQLAKLMATLRNTNPNFVRCIIPNHEKKAGKIDSPLVLEQLRCNGVLEGIRICRQGFPNRILFQEFRQRYEILCPQSIPKGFMDGKKAVEKMINALELDPNLYRVGQSKIFFRAGVLAHLEEERDLKLTDIIIQFQALCRGLIARRNYQRRLQQLSAIRVIQRNCASYLKLRNWAWWRLFTKVKPLLPVAGQEEKLTLKEDELKKAKESMDRQKSDIEELERKYAQIIEEKSILAEQLQAETEICAEAEESKARMLAKKEELEEILHDVEIRIEEEEDRCNALMEERKKFQQTVTDLEEQLEEEEQSRQKLQLEKVSADSKMKKYEEELALQEDTNHKLLKEKRAMEERMSEVTSHLVEEEEKAKQLGKLKNKYESIISDLEERLRKETQARQELEKIRRRLESELNDLREQLTEKRQQVEDLQAQLSKREEEVQSSLKKVDEEGVMKSQAMKQSREIQNQLQEVTEDLETEKDARMKAEKQKRDLSEELEALKSELEDSLDATAAVQDLRNKREDELKDLKNMLSDSKKGAEDQIHAMRHKHSAQIQALNEEIENVKKSKASLEKQRQTLEAENTDLAGDLKQVQMAKQESERKRKQVEGQFQEVTIRLQESDRGRVDNSDKVTKLSNELDQVSTQLEQADTKTVQLSQKVASLEAQLADSQDTLQEETKSKLQVQSKLRQMDDEKEGLLDRIEEEQESKKTVEKQISELQAKMMELKKKNEEEIQKLEANEELRKKSSRDALEDQKKEADLIIERHEKSRKKLQAEVEDMTVELDNQRSAYTHLEKKQKKFDALLNEEKSVSEKLSLEKDLLERESREKETKIMNLQRELDELHESFEKADRSRLLQQRELEDLMSSKDDVGKNVHELEKAKRTLEAQVEEQRLQIEELEDELQTTEDAKLRLEVNMQAMRTQFERDHQAKEDTVEEQKKLLLKQLREMEAELEDERKQRAMAVNARKKLENDIKDLEQQEEMANKVKEDAVKQLKRTQAVMKDNLRELDEARLAREDAAATLKENEKKFKNLEAEVIRLQEELSSSERSRRNAEAERDELQDEIASNTTGKSSLLDEKRRLEARLQQVEDELEDEQTNGEMLVDKARKAQMQAEQYQADLASEKSVTQKLENQRASLERQNKDLREKLQDLENTVRTRTKATITTLEGKVSNLEEQLDSETKDRSNLQRTVRRLEKKLKEMVLQAEDERRHADQFKEQNDKMNNRVRALKRQLDEAEEEITRMNAAKRKLQRDLDEQMEQSEATAREISQLKKYRPSARVSSARSMLSSIRSGAGDLDDDDDDNVDSAKQNSDA; encoded by the exons ATCGTGAAGACCAGTCTATTCTTTGCAC AGGAGAATCTGGAGCCGGAAAGACAGAAAATACCAAGAAAGTCATACAGTACTTGGCTCACGTCGCAGCCTCAAATAGGACATCGGGCCAACGTTCATCTGTGTCCAATCTCCACATCCCG GGAGGTAATGTGTTTGTACAG GGTGAATTAGAAAACCAGTTACTCCAGGCTAACCCCATCTTAGAAGCATTTGGAAATGCAAAGACTATCAAGAACGACAATTCTTCCAGATTT GGAAAATTCATCAGAATCAACTTTGACTCCTCAGGCTACATATCTGGAGCTAACATAGAAACAT ATCTTCTGGAGAAATCTCGAGCCATCAGGCAGGCTGAACAGGAAAGATGTTTCCATATCTTCTATCAGTTCATGTACGGAGCCACACCTCACCAGAGAA AGGAATTTTTATTGGAGGACATAGGCAATTACCGCTTTCTGACTCACGGCAGTGTACCGGTCAGTGGAGTGGACGACACTGGCGAGTTCCGCCAGACAGTGGAGGCTCTCACCATCATGGGCATTTCAGCCGAGGATCAGTCTG CCATCATGAGAGTGATTTCTTCAGTGTTGCTGTTCGGTAACATGGTATTCAAACAAGAAAGGAGCTCCGACCAGGCTACTCTCCCTGATGATACAG TTGCCCAGAAAGCTTGTCACCTCCTTGGTTTGTCGGTGACATCGGTCATACAGGCGTTCCTCCGCCCCAGGATCAAAGTGGGTCGTGATTATGTAACTAAGGCCCAGACTAAGGAACAGGTGGAGTTTGCCGTGGAGGCCCTGTCCAAGGCCTGCTATGAGAAGATGTTCAAGTGGCTTGTTGTCAGGATCAACCGTTCCCTAGATAGGACAAAGAGGCAGGGTGCCTCCTTCATCGGCATCCTAGATATTGCtggttttgaaattttcaag ATGAACTCCTTCGAGCAGTTGTGCATCAACTACACAAATGAGAAGCTACAGCAACTCTTCAACCACACCATGTTCATTTTAGAGCAGGAAGAATATCAGAAGGAGGGCATTGAATGGAAGTTTATTGACTTTGGACTTGACCTACAGCCCACCATCGACCTCCTCGAGAAG cCCATGGGTATATACGCCCTTGTTGACGAGGAGTGCTTCTTCCCTAAAGCCACAGACAAGACCTTCATTGATAAGGTTGTCAATCAACATTCCTCCCACCCCAAGTTCCAGAAACCTGACTTCAGAGCAGACGCAGACTTCAGTCTCATCCATTATGCTGGAAAG GTCGACTACTCTGCTAGCATGTGGCTGATGAAGAATATGGACCCCTTGAATGAGAATGTGGTGTCCCTGCTGCAGACCTCCTCAGATCCCTTCGTGGCAGCCATCTGGAAGGACG CTGAGATTGTTGGTATGGGAGCTGCATCAACTGGCGATACCATGTTTGGATCTCGAACACGAAAGGGCATGTTCAGGACAGTGAGCCAACTGTACAAAGAACAGCTTGCCAAACTGATGGCCACTCTACGCAACACTAATCCCAACTTCGTAAGATGTATCATTCCAAACCATGAGAAAAAG GCTGGGAAAATTGACTCGCCTCTGGTCCTGGAGCAGTTGAGGTGTAATGGTGTATTGGAAGGAATCCGAATCTGCCGACAGGGCTTCCCCAACAGAATCTTATTCCAGGAATTCCGACAGCGGTATGAGATCTTGTGTCCCCAGAGTATCCCTAAAGGATTCATGGATGGCAAAAAAGCAGTTGAAAAAATG ATTAATGCACTTGAGTTGGATCCTAATCTGTATAGAGTTGGACAGAGCAAGATCTTCTTCAGGGCAGGAGTGCTGGCACACTTAGAGGAAGAAAGAGATCTGAAACTCACTGATATTATCATTCAGTTCCAGGCCTTATGTCGAGGCTTGATTGCAAGAAG AAACTACCAGAGAAGGTTGCAGCAGCTAAGTGCAATTCGTGTCATACAGAGAAACTGTGCTTCCTACCTCAAACTGAGAAACTGGGCTTGGTGGAGACTCTTTACAAAG GTGAAACCATTGTTGCCAGTTGCTGGACAGGAAGAAAAGCTTACATTGAAAGAAGATGAACTCAAGAAAGCTAAAGAAAGTATGGATCGTCAAAAGAGCGATATAGAGGAACTGGAGAGAAAGTATGCTCAAATTATAGAAGAAAAATCCATTTTGGCAGAACAGTTGCAAGCTGAAACAGAAATATGTGCAGAGGCTGAAGAG TCCAAAGCCAGGATGCTGGCAAAGAAAGAGGAGTTGGAGGAGATCCTCCATGATGTGGAGATCAGGATAGAAGAGGAGGAGGATCGTTGTAATGCCCTCATGGAGGAACGCAAAAAATTCCAGCAAACTGTTACAGACCTGGAGGAACA ACTGGAAGAGGAGGAACAGTCTAGACAAAAATTACAACTAGAGAAAGTATCTGCTGATTCAAAAATGAAGAAGTATGAGGAGGAACTTGCATTACAAGAGGATACAAACCATAAACTGCTCAAAGAAAAGCGGGCCATGGAAGAACGAATGAGTGAAGTCACATCACATCTAGTGGAGGAAGAGGAAAAGGCCAAACAGCTTGGCAAACTCAAGAACAAGTATGAGTCTATTATCTCAGACTTGGAAGAGCGCCTCAGaaaagaaacacag GCAAGACAGGAACTAGAAAAAATCAGGCGCCGTTTAGAAAGTGAGCTGAACGATTTAAGGGAACAGCTTACAGAGAAACGTCAACAAGTAGAAGATTTACAGGCACAGCTTTCAAAGCGTGAAGAAGAGGTGCAATCATCACTGAAGAA GGTGGATGAAGAAGGTGTAATGAAATCACAAGCCATGAAACAGTCACGTGAAATACAGAACCAGTTACAGGAAGTCACAGAGGACTTGGAGACAGAGAAGGATGCCAGAATGAAGGCAGAGAAACAGAAGCGTGACTTGAGTGAG GAATTGGAGGCTTTGAAATCTGAACTGGAAGATTCCTTGGATGCAACAGCTGCAGTCCAGGATCTGAGAAACAAGAGGGAAGATGAActcaaagatttaaaaaatatgttgagCGATAGTAAGAAAGGTGCAGAAGATCAAATACATGCAATGCGGCACAAGCATTCAGCTCAAATACAGGCACTTAATGAAGAAATCGAAAATGTTAAAAAG AGCAAGGCATCCCTAGAAAAACAGAGACAGACCCTGGAAGCAGAGAATACTGACTTGGCAGGAGATCTCAAACAAGTTCAGATGGCTAAACAAGAGTCCGAACGAAAGCGTAAGCAGGTGGAAGGTCAGTTTCAAGAGGTCACAATACGTTTACAAGAGTCTGACAGAGGCCGTGTAGACAATAGTGATAAAGTCACCAAACTTTCG AATGAACTGGATCAGGTCAGCACACAGCTTGAACAGGCAGACACAAAGACTGTTCAGTTGAGCCAAAAAGTAGCCTCATTAGAAGCCCAACTTGCTGATTCACAG GATACTTTACAAGAGGAAACGAAGAGCAAACTGCAGGTACAGTCAAAGCTTCGACAGATGGACGACGAGAAGGAGGGCCTGTTAGACCGTATAGAGGAGGAGCAGGAATCCAAAAAAACAGTAGAGAAACAGATCAGCGAGTTGCAGGCTAAG ATGATGGAGTTGAAAAAGAAGAATGAAGAAGAGATCCAGAAGCTGGAAGCAAATGAAGAGCTGAGGAAGAAATCATCCAGGGATGCATTGGAGGATCAGAAGAAGGAGGCTGACCTCATTATAGAACGGCATGAGAAATCTCGCAAGAAGTTACAGGCAGAG GTAGAAGACAtgacagtagagttagataatCAGAGATCTGCTTATACCCATCTGGAGAAGAAGCAAAAGAAGTTTGATGCACTTCTCAACGAGGAAAAAAGTGTTTCAGAAAA ATTATCATTGGAGAAAGACCTTCTGGAGAGAGAAAGCCGGGAAAAGGAGACAAAGATCATGAACTTACAGAGAGAACTAGATGAATTACATGAGTCCTTTGAGAAGGCTGATAGGAGTCGACTTCTCCAACAGAGGGAACTGGAGGATCTCATGTCATCCAAGGATGATGTCGgcaaaaat GTACATGAGTTGGAAAAGGCTAAGCGAACTCTGGAAGCCCAGGTGGAGGAACAGCGACTCCAGATAGAGGAATTGGAGGATGAGCTCCAGACTACAGAGGATGCCAAACTCAGACTGGAGGTGAACATGCAGGCCATGAGAACCCAGTTTGAACGTGACCATCAAGCTAAGGAAGATACTGTTGAAGAGCAAAAGAAGTTACTTCTCAAACAG TTGCGCGAGATGGAGGCTGAACTTGAGGATGAGCGTAAGCAGCGTGCAATGGCTGTGAATGCCCGGAAGAAGTTAGAAAATGACATCAAGGACCTGGAGCAGCAAGAAGAAATGGCCAACAAGGTGAAGGAGGATGCTGTCAAGCAGCTCAAGCGCACTCAAGCAGTCATGAAGGACAATTTGCGCGAGCTTGATGAAGCACGACTGGCCCGAGAAGATGCTGCTGCCACTCTTAAAGAaaatgagaagaagtttaaaaacCTGGAGGCAGAAGTCATCAGACTGCAAGAAGAGCTGTCTTCTTCTGAGAGGTCTCGCAGGAACGCTGAGGCTGAGCGAGATGAACTCCAGGATGAAATCGCTAGCAACACAACTGGAAA GTCTTCGTTGTTGGATGAGAAGCGGCGACTTGAGGCACGTTTGCAGCAGGTAGAGGATGAGTTAGAGGATGAGCAGACAAATGGTGAAATGCTTGTCGACAAAGCCCGCAAGGCACAGATGCAG GCTGAGCAGTACCAAGCAGACTTGGCGTCCGAGAAATCAGTCACCCAAAAATTGGAGAACCAGCGAGCATCCCTGGAGAGGCAGAACAAGGACCTAAGAGAGAAACTACAGGACTTGGAGAACACTGTACGCACTCGTACCAAGGCAACCATTACCACTCTAGAGGGCAAGGTCTCTAACCTTGAGGAACAACTCGACAGTGAAACAAA GGACCGATCCAATCTGCAACGTACTGTGCGTCGATTGGAAAAGAAACTAAAAGAGATGGTCTTACAGGCTGAGGATGAGCGACGCCATGCAGACCAATTCAAAGAACAG AATGACAAGATGAACAACCGTGTACGAGCTCTGAAGCGACAATTAGACGAAGCAGAGGAGGAGATTACCAGGATGAATGCAGCCAAACGCAAGCTTCAGCGTGACCTTGATGAACAAATGGAACAAAGTGAAGCAACAGCTAGAGAAATATCTCAGCTGAAGAAATATAG ACCAAGTGCTAGAGTGTCATCTGCCCGTTCCATGTTATCCTCCATACGGTCCGGAGCCGGAgatttggatgatgatgatgacgacaaTGTTGACTCCGCAAAACAAAACTCTGATGCTTAA
- the LOC117332867 gene encoding myosin heavy chain, non-muscle-like isoform X5 has protein sequence MAEDPYAGVSAQELKYLAVDRNRINDPMVQAEWAAKRLIWVPHEVHGFCAASVVSERGDDLEVQLEETGKHVKVHRDDCQKMNPPKFSKVEDMAELTCLNEASVLHNLKDRYYSGLIYTYSGLFCVVVNPYKRLPIYTEKVIDLYKGKKRHEVPPHVFAITDAAYRSMLQDREDQSILCTGESGAGKTENTKKVIQYLAHVAASNRTSGQRSSVSNLHIPGELENQLLQANPILEAFGNAKTIKNDNSSRFGKFIRINFDSSGYISGANIETYLLEKSRAIRQAEQERCFHIFYQFMYGATPHQRKEFLLEDIGNYRFLTHGSVPVSGVDDTGEFRQTVEALTIMGISAEDQSAIMRVISSVLLFGNMVFKQERSSDQATLPDDTVAQKACHLLGLSVTSVIQAFLRPRIKVGRDYVTKAQTKEQVEFAVEALSKACYEKMFKWLVVRINRSLDRTKRQGASFIGILDIAGFEIFKMNSFEQLCINYTNEKLQQLFNHTMFILEQEEYQKEGIEWKFIDFGLDLQPTIDLLEKPMGIYALVDEECFFPKATDKTFIDKVVNQHSSHPKFQKPDFRADADFSLIHYAGKVDYSASMWLMKNMDPLNENVVSLLQTSSDPFVAAIWKDAEIVGMGAASTGDTMFGSRTRKGMFRTVSQLYKEQLAKLMATLRNTNPNFVRCIIPNHEKKAGKIDSPLVLEQLRCNGVLEGIRICRQGFPNRILFQEFRQRYEILCPQSIPKGFMDGKKAVEKMINALELDPNLYRVGQSKIFFRAGVLAHLEEERDLKLTDIIIQFQALCRGLIARRNYQRRLQQLSAIRVIQRNCASYLKLRNWAWWRLFTKVKPLLPVAGQEEKLTLKEDELKKAKESMDRQKSDIEELERKYAQIIEEKSILAEQLQAETEICAEAEESKARMLAKKEELEEILHDVEIRIEEEEDRCNALMEERKKFQQTVTDLEEQLEEEEQSRQKLQLEKVSADSKMKKYEEELALQEDTNHKLLKEKRAMEERMSEVTSHLVEEEEKAKQLGKLKNKYESIISDLEERLRKETQARQELEKIRRRLESELNDLREQLTEKRQQVEDLQAQLSKREEEVQSSLKKVDEEGVMKSQAMKQSREIQNQLQEVTEDLETEKDARMKAEKQKRDLSEELEALKSELEDSLDATAAVQDLRNKREDELKDLKNMLSDSKKGAEDQIHAMRHKHSAQIQALNEEIENVKKSKASLEKQRQTLEAENTDLAGDLKQVQMAKQESERKRKQVEGQFQEVTIRLQESDRGRVDNSDKVTKLSNELDQVSTQLEQADTKTVQLSQKVASLEAQLADSQDTLQEETKSKLQVQSKLRQMDDEKEGLLDRIEEEQESKKTVEKQISELQAKMMELKKKNEEEIQKLEANEELRKKSSRDALEDQKKEADLIIERHEKSRKKLQAEVEDMTVELDNQRSAYTHLEKKQKKFDALLNEEKSVSEKLSLEKDLLERESREKETKIMNLQRELDELHESFEKADRSRLLQQRELEDLMSSKDDVGKNVHELEKAKRTLEAQVEEQRLQIEELEDELQTTEDAKLRLEVNMQAMRTQFERDHQAKEDTVEEQKKLLLKQLREMEAELEDERKQRAMAVNARKKLENDIKDLEQQEEMANKVKEDAVKQLKRTQAVMKDNLRELDEARLAREDAAATLKENEKKFKNLEAEVIRLQEELSSSERSRRNAEAERDELQDEIASNTTGKSSLLDEKRRLEARLQQVEDELEDEQTNGEMLVDKARKAQMQAEQYQADLASEKSVTQKLENQRASLERQNKDLREKLQDLENTVRTRTKATITTLEGKVSNLEEQLDSETKDRSNLQRTVRRLEKKLKEMVLQAEDERRHADQFKEQNDKMNNRVRALKRQLDEAEEEITRMNAAKRKLQRDLDEQMEQSEATAREISQLKKYRPSARVSSARSMLSSIRSGAGDLDDDDDDNVDSAKQNSDA, from the exons ATCGTGAAGACCAGTCTATTCTTTGCAC AGGAGAATCTGGAGCCGGAAAGACAGAAAATACCAAGAAAGTCATACAGTACTTGGCTCACGTCGCAGCCTCAAATAGGACATCGGGCCAACGTTCATCTGTGTCCAATCTCCACATCCCG GGTGAATTAGAAAACCAGTTACTCCAGGCTAACCCCATCTTAGAAGCATTTGGAAATGCAAAGACTATCAAGAACGACAATTCTTCCAGATTT GGAAAATTCATCAGAATCAACTTTGACTCCTCAGGCTACATATCTGGAGCTAACATAGAAACAT ATCTTCTGGAGAAATCTCGAGCCATCAGGCAGGCTGAACAGGAAAGATGTTTCCATATCTTCTATCAGTTCATGTACGGAGCCACACCTCACCAGAGAA AGGAATTTTTATTGGAGGACATAGGCAATTACCGCTTTCTGACTCACGGCAGTGTACCGGTCAGTGGAGTGGACGACACTGGCGAGTTCCGCCAGACAGTGGAGGCTCTCACCATCATGGGCATTTCAGCCGAGGATCAGTCTG CCATCATGAGAGTGATTTCTTCAGTGTTGCTGTTCGGTAACATGGTATTCAAACAAGAAAGGAGCTCCGACCAGGCTACTCTCCCTGATGATACAG TTGCCCAGAAAGCTTGTCACCTCCTTGGTTTGTCGGTGACATCGGTCATACAGGCGTTCCTCCGCCCCAGGATCAAAGTGGGTCGTGATTATGTAACTAAGGCCCAGACTAAGGAACAGGTGGAGTTTGCCGTGGAGGCCCTGTCCAAGGCCTGCTATGAGAAGATGTTCAAGTGGCTTGTTGTCAGGATCAACCGTTCCCTAGATAGGACAAAGAGGCAGGGTGCCTCCTTCATCGGCATCCTAGATATTGCtggttttgaaattttcaag ATGAACTCCTTCGAGCAGTTGTGCATCAACTACACAAATGAGAAGCTACAGCAACTCTTCAACCACACCATGTTCATTTTAGAGCAGGAAGAATATCAGAAGGAGGGCATTGAATGGAAGTTTATTGACTTTGGACTTGACCTACAGCCCACCATCGACCTCCTCGAGAAG cCCATGGGTATATACGCCCTTGTTGACGAGGAGTGCTTCTTCCCTAAAGCCACAGACAAGACCTTCATTGATAAGGTTGTCAATCAACATTCCTCCCACCCCAAGTTCCAGAAACCTGACTTCAGAGCAGACGCAGACTTCAGTCTCATCCATTATGCTGGAAAG GTCGACTACTCTGCTAGCATGTGGCTGATGAAGAATATGGACCCCTTGAATGAGAATGTGGTGTCCCTGCTGCAGACCTCCTCAGATCCCTTCGTGGCAGCCATCTGGAAGGACG CTGAGATTGTTGGTATGGGAGCTGCATCAACTGGCGATACCATGTTTGGATCTCGAACACGAAAGGGCATGTTCAGGACAGTGAGCCAACTGTACAAAGAACAGCTTGCCAAACTGATGGCCACTCTACGCAACACTAATCCCAACTTCGTAAGATGTATCATTCCAAACCATGAGAAAAAG GCTGGGAAAATTGACTCGCCTCTGGTCCTGGAGCAGTTGAGGTGTAATGGTGTATTGGAAGGAATCCGAATCTGCCGACAGGGCTTCCCCAACAGAATCTTATTCCAGGAATTCCGACAGCGGTATGAGATCTTGTGTCCCCAGAGTATCCCTAAAGGATTCATGGATGGCAAAAAAGCAGTTGAAAAAATG ATTAATGCACTTGAGTTGGATCCTAATCTGTATAGAGTTGGACAGAGCAAGATCTTCTTCAGGGCAGGAGTGCTGGCACACTTAGAGGAAGAAAGAGATCTGAAACTCACTGATATTATCATTCAGTTCCAGGCCTTATGTCGAGGCTTGATTGCAAGAAG AAACTACCAGAGAAGGTTGCAGCAGCTAAGTGCAATTCGTGTCATACAGAGAAACTGTGCTTCCTACCTCAAACTGAGAAACTGGGCTTGGTGGAGACTCTTTACAAAG GTGAAACCATTGTTGCCAGTTGCTGGACAGGAAGAAAAGCTTACATTGAAAGAAGATGAACTCAAGAAAGCTAAAGAAAGTATGGATCGTCAAAAGAGCGATATAGAGGAACTGGAGAGAAAGTATGCTCAAATTATAGAAGAAAAATCCATTTTGGCAGAACAGTTGCAAGCTGAAACAGAAATATGTGCAGAGGCTGAAGAG TCCAAAGCCAGGATGCTGGCAAAGAAAGAGGAGTTGGAGGAGATCCTCCATGATGTGGAGATCAGGATAGAAGAGGAGGAGGATCGTTGTAATGCCCTCATGGAGGAACGCAAAAAATTCCAGCAAACTGTTACAGACCTGGAGGAACA ACTGGAAGAGGAGGAACAGTCTAGACAAAAATTACAACTAGAGAAAGTATCTGCTGATTCAAAAATGAAGAAGTATGAGGAGGAACTTGCATTACAAGAGGATACAAACCATAAACTGCTCAAAGAAAAGCGGGCCATGGAAGAACGAATGAGTGAAGTCACATCACATCTAGTGGAGGAAGAGGAAAAGGCCAAACAGCTTGGCAAACTCAAGAACAAGTATGAGTCTATTATCTCAGACTTGGAAGAGCGCCTCAGaaaagaaacacag GCAAGACAGGAACTAGAAAAAATCAGGCGCCGTTTAGAAAGTGAGCTGAACGATTTAAGGGAACAGCTTACAGAGAAACGTCAACAAGTAGAAGATTTACAGGCACAGCTTTCAAAGCGTGAAGAAGAGGTGCAATCATCACTGAAGAA GGTGGATGAAGAAGGTGTAATGAAATCACAAGCCATGAAACAGTCACGTGAAATACAGAACCAGTTACAGGAAGTCACAGAGGACTTGGAGACAGAGAAGGATGCCAGAATGAAGGCAGAGAAACAGAAGCGTGACTTGAGTGAG GAATTGGAGGCTTTGAAATCTGAACTGGAAGATTCCTTGGATGCAACAGCTGCAGTCCAGGATCTGAGAAACAAGAGGGAAGATGAActcaaagatttaaaaaatatgttgagCGATAGTAAGAAAGGTGCAGAAGATCAAATACATGCAATGCGGCACAAGCATTCAGCTCAAATACAGGCACTTAATGAAGAAATCGAAAATGTTAAAAAG AGCAAGGCATCCCTAGAAAAACAGAGACAGACCCTGGAAGCAGAGAATACTGACTTGGCAGGAGATCTCAAACAAGTTCAGATGGCTAAACAAGAGTCCGAACGAAAGCGTAAGCAGGTGGAAGGTCAGTTTCAAGAGGTCACAATACGTTTACAAGAGTCTGACAGAGGCCGTGTAGACAATAGTGATAAAGTCACCAAACTTTCG AATGAACTGGATCAGGTCAGCACACAGCTTGAACAGGCAGACACAAAGACTGTTCAGTTGAGCCAAAAAGTAGCCTCATTAGAAGCCCAACTTGCTGATTCACAG GATACTTTACAAGAGGAAACGAAGAGCAAACTGCAGGTACAGTCAAAGCTTCGACAGATGGACGACGAGAAGGAGGGCCTGTTAGACCGTATAGAGGAGGAGCAGGAATCCAAAAAAACAGTAGAGAAACAGATCAGCGAGTTGCAGGCTAAG ATGATGGAGTTGAAAAAGAAGAATGAAGAAGAGATCCAGAAGCTGGAAGCAAATGAAGAGCTGAGGAAGAAATCATCCAGGGATGCATTGGAGGATCAGAAGAAGGAGGCTGACCTCATTATAGAACGGCATGAGAAATCTCGCAAGAAGTTACAGGCAGAG GTAGAAGACAtgacagtagagttagataatCAGAGATCTGCTTATACCCATCTGGAGAAGAAGCAAAAGAAGTTTGATGCACTTCTCAACGAGGAAAAAAGTGTTTCAGAAAA ATTATCATTGGAGAAAGACCTTCTGGAGAGAGAAAGCCGGGAAAAGGAGACAAAGATCATGAACTTACAGAGAGAACTAGATGAATTACATGAGTCCTTTGAGAAGGCTGATAGGAGTCGACTTCTCCAACAGAGGGAACTGGAGGATCTCATGTCATCCAAGGATGATGTCGgcaaaaat GTACATGAGTTGGAAAAGGCTAAGCGAACTCTGGAAGCCCAGGTGGAGGAACAGCGACTCCAGATAGAGGAATTGGAGGATGAGCTCCAGACTACAGAGGATGCCAAACTCAGACTGGAGGTGAACATGCAGGCCATGAGAACCCAGTTTGAACGTGACCATCAAGCTAAGGAAGATACTGTTGAAGAGCAAAAGAAGTTACTTCTCAAACAG TTGCGCGAGATGGAGGCTGAACTTGAGGATGAGCGTAAGCAGCGTGCAATGGCTGTGAATGCCCGGAAGAAGTTAGAAAATGACATCAAGGACCTGGAGCAGCAAGAAGAAATGGCCAACAAGGTGAAGGAGGATGCTGTCAAGCAGCTCAAGCGCACTCAAGCAGTCATGAAGGACAATTTGCGCGAGCTTGATGAAGCACGACTGGCCCGAGAAGATGCTGCTGCCACTCTTAAAGAaaatgagaagaagtttaaaaacCTGGAGGCAGAAGTCATCAGACTGCAAGAAGAGCTGTCTTCTTCTGAGAGGTCTCGCAGGAACGCTGAGGCTGAGCGAGATGAACTCCAGGATGAAATCGCTAGCAACACAACTGGAAA GTCTTCGTTGTTGGATGAGAAGCGGCGACTTGAGGCACGTTTGCAGCAGGTAGAGGATGAGTTAGAGGATGAGCAGACAAATGGTGAAATGCTTGTCGACAAAGCCCGCAAGGCACAGATGCAG GCTGAGCAGTACCAAGCAGACTTGGCGTCCGAGAAATCAGTCACCCAAAAATTGGAGAACCAGCGAGCATCCCTGGAGAGGCAGAACAAGGACCTAAGAGAGAAACTACAGGACTTGGAGAACACTGTACGCACTCGTACCAAGGCAACCATTACCACTCTAGAGGGCAAGGTCTCTAACCTTGAGGAACAACTCGACAGTGAAACAAA GGACCGATCCAATCTGCAACGTACTGTGCGTCGATTGGAAAAGAAACTAAAAGAGATGGTCTTACAGGCTGAGGATGAGCGACGCCATGCAGACCAATTCAAAGAACAG AATGACAAGATGAACAACCGTGTACGAGCTCTGAAGCGACAATTAGACGAAGCAGAGGAGGAGATTACCAGGATGAATGCAGCCAAACGCAAGCTTCAGCGTGACCTTGATGAACAAATGGAACAAAGTGAAGCAACAGCTAGAGAAATATCTCAGCTGAAGAAATATAG ACCAAGTGCTAGAGTGTCATCTGCCCGTTCCATGTTATCCTCCATACGGTCCGGAGCCGGAgatttggatgatgatgatgacgacaaTGTTGACTCCGCAAAACAAAACTCTGATGCTTAA